Proteins encoded in a region of the Marinomonas maritima genome:
- a CDS encoding ABC transporter permease — protein MTDQTQPVEVSKIEEDKLTGSNAAVDERVRNVPAWKRLLHRPEFGAISGAALVFVFFFITAGDSGMFASDGIMNWATVSAQLGLIAISACLLMIAGEFDLSIGSMIGFAGMMMTIPAVYWGWPIWGAILFAFAGAMLIGFLNGYIVVKTGLPSFIVSLAFLFILRGLTIALSILFTNRTIVGGIDKYAEGDWLAVIFGGRIGQGIFIWLADMGIGSTYDDGYPVVDGIPMVIIWCLGLAIIASWVLLRTPFGNWIFATGGDNKAARNVGVPVDKVKISLFMFTAFTATVYAACQVFEFGSASADRGVLKEFEAIIAVVIGGALLTGGYGSVIGACFGALIFGVVQMGIFFTGIDSDWFRVFLGGMLLIAVLFNNYIRKKVTEARH, from the coding sequence ATGACTGATCAAACTCAACCTGTTGAGGTATCTAAAATAGAAGAAGATAAATTAACCGGTAGCAACGCAGCAGTAGACGAACGGGTTCGGAATGTTCCTGCTTGGAAGCGACTCTTGCATCGACCTGAATTTGGCGCCATTTCTGGTGCGGCTCTCGTATTTGTCTTTTTCTTCATTACCGCTGGCGATTCTGGCATGTTTGCCTCTGACGGCATCATGAATTGGGCAACCGTTTCGGCGCAACTAGGTTTGATCGCGATCAGTGCGTGTTTGTTGATGATCGCGGGTGAGTTCGATTTATCCATTGGTTCCATGATTGGTTTTGCAGGCATGATGATGACCATCCCAGCAGTGTATTGGGGGTGGCCAATTTGGGGAGCCATTCTTTTTGCTTTTGCTGGCGCCATGCTGATTGGCTTCTTGAATGGCTATATTGTGGTTAAAACGGGTCTGCCTTCTTTTATTGTTAGTCTGGCGTTTCTTTTTATTCTGCGCGGTTTGACTATTGCACTGTCTATTCTATTCACTAATCGCACCATCGTAGGTGGTATTGATAAATACGCCGAAGGAGATTGGCTGGCTGTTATTTTTGGGGGAAGAATAGGTCAAGGTATTTTTATTTGGTTGGCTGATATGGGAATTGGTAGTACCTATGACGATGGTTATCCAGTCGTTGACGGTATCCCTATGGTAATTATCTGGTGTTTAGGGTTGGCGATTATTGCGAGTTGGGTTCTGCTACGCACGCCGTTTGGTAACTGGATCTTTGCCACGGGTGGAGATAACAAAGCAGCCCGTAACGTGGGTGTTCCTGTCGATAAAGTAAAAATCTCTTTGTTCATGTTTACAGCTTTTACCGCCACAGTGTATGCCGCTTGTCAGGTATTTGAGTTTGGCTCTGCGTCGGCAGATCGAGGCGTATTAAAAGAGTTTGAAGCCATTATCGCGGTGGTGATCGGTGGTGCTCTGCTCACCGGTGGTTACGGTTCTGTTATCGGTGCTTGTTTTGGTGCATTGATCTTTGGTGTCGTCCAGATGGGTATTTTCTTCACTGGTATTGACTCAGATTGGTTCCGAGTTTTCTTAGGCGGCATGCTGTTAATCGCTGTTTTGTTCAACAACTATATCCGTAAAAAGGTGACAGAAGCCCGACATTAG
- a CDS encoding Gfo/Idh/MocA family protein, which translates to MTTNKMRVGLVGSGYMGKAHAIAYRNAIAAFAIPQGQLQCEMLADATPELAEMKAKELGFNRSTGDWKRLINDPDIDVVDICAPNFLHKEIALAAIAAGKHVYSEKPLALNADDAKQMTEAAELAGVKTLVGFNYIKNPTVQFAKQLIERGDIGDVVHFRGVFNEDYLADANLPFSWRLQKQFAGTGALNDLASHLVQLAIHLVASIQSLCADLKVVHQQRPLAQGEQGVGHVENDDQAHMMVRFANGAQGTLEASRIAWGRKNGLSFEITGTKGTLIFDQETLSELSLYINEGNPQTQGFKRILVGPEHPDYQAFCVSAGHGLGFNDMKAVEIRDLYQGIVHNAPLWPDFRAATQVNIILDSVVESVDKRAWVEVEQYDGEEK; encoded by the coding sequence ATGACAACGAATAAAATGCGTGTGGGTTTAGTGGGTTCAGGTTACATGGGAAAAGCGCATGCCATTGCTTATAGAAATGCAATAGCGGCCTTTGCTATTCCACAAGGGCAATTGCAGTGTGAAATGTTAGCCGATGCAACGCCAGAACTGGCTGAAATGAAAGCGAAAGAGCTGGGTTTTAACCGCTCAACAGGGGATTGGAAACGCTTAATTAATGATCCTGATATTGATGTAGTGGACATTTGTGCCCCCAATTTTTTACACAAAGAAATTGCGTTGGCCGCCATAGCGGCAGGAAAACATGTTTACAGTGAAAAGCCCTTGGCGCTGAACGCTGACGATGCCAAACAAATGACCGAAGCGGCTGAACTGGCTGGCGTGAAAACATTGGTTGGTTTCAATTATATAAAGAATCCTACGGTGCAATTTGCCAAGCAATTGATTGAACGTGGCGACATCGGCGACGTGGTGCATTTTCGTGGTGTGTTTAACGAAGATTATTTGGCCGATGCGAATTTGCCTTTTAGTTGGCGTTTGCAAAAACAGTTTGCTGGTACAGGGGCGTTAAACGATTTGGCCTCGCATCTTGTGCAATTGGCGATTCATTTGGTGGCATCGATTCAATCCTTGTGTGCGGATCTTAAGGTGGTTCATCAACAGCGTCCGTTAGCGCAAGGTGAACAGGGCGTTGGCCATGTTGAAAACGACGATCAAGCTCATATGATGGTGCGTTTTGCTAATGGTGCGCAAGGTACATTAGAAGCGTCACGTATTGCTTGGGGGCGCAAAAATGGTCTGTCGTTTGAAATTACAGGCACTAAAGGAACCTTGATTTTTGACCAAGAAACCTTGTCGGAGTTGTCTTTGTACATCAATGAAGGTAACCCGCAAACGCAAGGTTTTAAACGTATTTTGGTTGGCCCTGAGCACCCCGATTATCAAGCTTTTTGTGTTTCAGCGGGTCACGGTCTGGGTTTCAATGACATGAAAGCGGTTGAAATCCGAGATTTATACCAAGGCATAGTACATAACGCGCCATTGTGGCCTGATTTTCGAGCGGCGACACAGGTAAATATCATTCTCGATAGCGTGGTTGAATCCGTTGATAAAAGAGCGTGGGTCGAGGTTGAGCAGTACGATGGGGAAGAAAAATGA
- a CDS encoding DUF2127 domain-containing protein has product MKFEGLNVIALLEGIKGVLALLVAVGVNALAGQDLYKLAEQMIRQWSLSPSDHYLALFLNLIEKLNHQSLTWVTLLAFLYASFRFVMAYGLWNKLRWTEWFAFISGSLYIPLELYAISQTPNLVNVSILAFNLMVVTYLYWVLKRGARS; this is encoded by the coding sequence ATGAAGTTTGAAGGTCTGAATGTCATCGCTTTATTAGAGGGGATTAAAGGTGTATTGGCGTTGCTGGTGGCCGTTGGCGTTAATGCATTAGCAGGACAAGATCTTTATAAATTAGCCGAACAGATGATACGGCAATGGTCACTTTCACCCAGTGACCATTATCTTGCTTTGTTTCTGAATCTGATTGAGAAATTGAACCATCAAAGTCTAACATGGGTGACCTTGCTCGCGTTTCTATACGCCAGCTTTCGCTTTGTTATGGCCTATGGCTTATGGAATAAATTACGCTGGACGGAATGGTTTGCCTTCATCAGCGGCTCGCTCTATATTCCCTTAGAACTTTACGCCATTTCTCAAACGCCTAATCTCGTCAATGTATCAATACTAGCTTTTAACCTCATGGTCGTTACTTATTTGTATTGGGTGCTCAAACGAGGTGCACGCTCTTAA
- a CDS encoding ATP-binding cassette domain-containing protein, which produces MSDFIIELKNVSRYFGSVIALKDINMQVRLGEVHCLLGDNGAGKSTLIKTLAGVHAPSEGEYHLDGKAVVFKSPVEALDAGIATVYQDLALVPLMSVTRNFFMGRELTTGRGIFKRFDIEKANKIAQSGMAEMGINVRDPSQAIGTMSGGEKQCLAIARAIHFGAKVLILDEPTAALGVKQSANVLKVVAKAKARGLAVILITHNVHHAYPIADRFTLLNRGQSLGSFLKSEVSREDVLEMMAGGQELDELTAELEEFSRLDATA; this is translated from the coding sequence ATGAGTGATTTTATAATTGAATTGAAGAATGTGAGCCGCTACTTCGGTTCTGTCATCGCCTTAAAAGACATTAATATGCAAGTGAGATTGGGTGAAGTTCACTGTCTATTAGGAGACAACGGCGCTGGTAAATCAACGCTTATCAAAACATTAGCAGGGGTGCATGCACCAAGCGAAGGTGAATACCATTTAGATGGAAAAGCGGTGGTGTTTAAGTCTCCAGTAGAGGCACTGGATGCGGGGATTGCAACGGTTTATCAAGATCTTGCGCTTGTGCCCTTGATGAGCGTGACGCGTAACTTTTTCATGGGCCGAGAGTTAACCACAGGGCGCGGTATATTTAAGCGCTTTGATATTGAGAAGGCCAATAAGATTGCACAATCTGGTATGGCAGAAATGGGTATCAATGTTCGTGATCCATCGCAAGCCATTGGCACCATGTCTGGTGGCGAAAAACAATGTTTGGCGATCGCTCGTGCCATTCATTTTGGGGCCAAGGTTCTTATATTAGATGAGCCAACAGCGGCACTGGGCGTGAAGCAGTCTGCGAATGTCTTAAAAGTCGTTGCCAAAGCCAAAGCCAGAGGGTTGGCGGTGATCTTGATTACCCACAATGTACATCATGCTTACCCCATTGCCGATCGTTTTACGCTACTAAACCGTGGTCAAAGCCTAGGTTCTTTCTTGAAGTCAGAAGTAAGTCGAGAAGATGTTTTAGAAATGATGGCGGGTGGTCAAGAGTTAGACGAATTGACCGCTGAATTAGAAGAATTCAGCCGATTAGATGCCACAGCCTAA
- a CDS encoding sugar ABC transporter substrate-binding protein yields the protein MKNLLKKSTAILVAGAATLGVMSMSSTVHAEGERYVFISHAPDSDSWWNVIKNAVKHAASDMNVTVEYRNPPTGDLADMARIVEQAVATNPDGIVLSIADFDTLEGPLNKATLKGIPFITMNSGTQLQSKALGALLHVGQPEFAAGFGAGERAKKQGVKSFLCVNHYITNPASVERCMGFAKGLGVELGSQMIDSGSDPTNVETKVSAYLRKHPDTQAILTLGPTSAHPTLRALSKNRNLKDIYFGTFDLSGEISAAIKDGNIDFAIDQQPYLQGYLPISFLTLYSRYGLIPSNDVNSGPGFITKDNIALVEKYAGEFR from the coding sequence ATGAAGAACCTTCTTAAGAAAAGCACAGCCATACTGGTAGCAGGTGCGGCGACTTTAGGCGTAATGTCTATGTCATCAACCGTCCATGCCGAAGGCGAACGCTACGTGTTTATATCCCACGCGCCAGACTCTGATTCATGGTGGAACGTCATTAAGAATGCGGTTAAACATGCCGCTTCAGATATGAATGTCACTGTCGAATATCGCAATCCACCAACTGGCGATTTAGCCGATATGGCGCGTATCGTTGAACAGGCTGTCGCAACGAATCCTGATGGTATCGTACTTTCTATTGCCGACTTCGATACATTGGAAGGCCCTTTAAATAAGGCCACTCTTAAAGGCATTCCTTTTATTACGATGAACTCTGGAACTCAGCTACAATCCAAAGCATTGGGTGCTTTATTGCATGTTGGCCAGCCTGAGTTTGCCGCTGGCTTCGGTGCGGGGGAACGTGCGAAGAAACAAGGCGTAAAGTCTTTCCTTTGTGTTAACCATTATATTACCAACCCAGCGTCTGTTGAGCGCTGCATGGGCTTTGCAAAAGGTCTAGGCGTAGAACTTGGTAGCCAAATGATCGATTCTGGATCAGATCCGACCAACGTAGAGACTAAAGTATCGGCTTACTTGCGTAAGCACCCAGATACTCAGGCGATCCTAACGTTAGGGCCAACTTCTGCGCACCCAACGTTACGAGCTTTGTCTAAAAATCGAAATTTGAAGGACATTTATTTCGGTACGTTTGATTTGAGTGGTGAGATTTCTGCCGCCATTAAAGATGGCAACATAGACTTCGCAATAGACCAACAACCGTATCTACAAGGTTACTTACCTATCAGCTTCCTAACACTTTATTCTCGCTACGGTTTGATTCCGAGTAATGATGTTAACTCTGGCCCTGGTTTTATCACCAAAGACAACATCGCATTGGTTGAAAAGTACGCTGGGGAATTCCGTTAA
- a CDS encoding MurR/RpiR family transcriptional regulator, whose translation MAAPTSLELLQQAISRNYDDLSKRLQQVARFLLEHPNTVALETVASLAEQCDVPPSTLVRFAAAFEYNGFSEMQNLFRQALVEQTSSYSERVKLSKSTAGTIIDASHILEEFSSSNAFSMNHMNHHFSQEMLSKAVDLLENAQNIYLIGLRRAYPISSYFAYSLRHLNKTTHLIDGGGGMLVEQASNIRENDVIIATTFSPYAKETVNVSEYAFKAGAKVIAITDSKISPLAALSDVCFDIKEAEVMGFRSLTSSMTLAQTLLVALAYRLNSDGKMGDTKKIEWKH comes from the coding sequence TTGGCTGCACCAACGTCACTTGAACTACTACAACAAGCCATTAGTCGGAACTACGACGACTTAAGTAAACGACTTCAACAAGTCGCGCGCTTTTTGCTAGAACACCCGAATACTGTCGCCCTAGAAACCGTTGCCAGTCTTGCCGAACAGTGCGATGTACCTCCTTCAACACTTGTACGTTTTGCGGCCGCCTTTGAGTACAACGGTTTTAGCGAAATGCAGAATCTCTTCCGACAAGCTCTTGTAGAGCAAACGTCCAGCTACAGTGAACGAGTAAAGCTCAGTAAAAGTACCGCTGGCACGATAATAGATGCGTCTCATATTTTAGAAGAATTCAGCAGCAGCAATGCGTTTTCAATGAATCACATGAACCACCATTTCTCTCAAGAAATGCTCTCTAAAGCCGTAGATTTACTCGAAAATGCTCAAAATATTTACCTAATCGGTCTGCGTCGCGCCTACCCTATTTCCAGCTACTTCGCTTACAGTTTAAGACACTTAAACAAAACAACTCACCTCATCGATGGTGGTGGTGGCATGCTGGTAGAGCAAGCCAGTAACATACGTGAAAACGATGTCATTATTGCCACAACATTTAGCCCTTACGCCAAAGAAACGGTTAACGTAAGCGAGTACGCATTCAAGGCGGGTGCAAAAGTCATTGCCATTACCGACAGTAAAATAAGCCCATTAGCGGCACTTTCTGATGTATGTTTTGATATAAAAGAAGCCGAAGTCATGGGATTTCGCTCCCTCACCTCTTCAATGACATTAGCACAAACCTTACTCGTCGCCTTGGCATATAGACTCAACAGTGACGGTAAAATGGGCGATACAAAAAAAATAGAATGGAAACATTAG